The following proteins are encoded in a genomic region of Dehalococcoidia bacterium:
- a CDS encoding amidohydrolase family protein — protein MADLFLRNCRVYGRAGADAILIRGGRIASLGQEPDLEREAYSWRAEDIDLRGRPVLPGFIDAHIHLLAYAARLRSVDCSSATSIAAIQARVRERAARLPPGTWVRAAGYDERALREGRHPTRRELDQAAPGHPVRLDHRSGHATV, from the coding sequence GTGGCCGACCTCTTTTTGCGCAACTGCCGCGTCTATGGCCGCGCTGGCGCGGACGCGATCCTCATACGCGGCGGCCGCATCGCCTCCCTGGGGCAAGAGCCAGACCTCGAGCGCGAGGCTTACTCCTGGCGGGCGGAGGACATCGACCTGCGCGGACGCCCGGTGCTGCCGGGCTTCATCGATGCCCACATCCACCTGCTGGCGTACGCGGCGCGCCTGCGCTCGGTCGATTGCAGTTCGGCGACGTCCATCGCCGCCATCCAGGCTCGCGTGCGGGAGCGAGCCGCCAGGCTGCCTCCCGGGACCTGGGTCAGGGCCGCGGGCTACGATGAGCGCGCCCTGCGGGAAGGCCGCCACCCGACGCGCCGCGAGCTGGACCAGGCGGCGCCCGGCCACCCCGTGCGCCTGGACCACCGCAGCGGCCACGCCACCGT